From Plasmodium chabaudi chabaudi strain AS genome assembly, chromosome: 12, the proteins below share one genomic window:
- a CDS encoding fam-a protein (query 263-263;GPI_cleavage_site_score=0.11019999;~pfam_scan;Pfam:PF07418.7; E()=1.6E-13;score=50.7;query 41-220;description=PCEMA1;~iprscan;InterPro:IPR010882 : Acidic phosphoprotein PCEMA1;Pfam:PF07418; score=1.6E-13;query 41-220;description=Acidic phosphoprotein PCEMA1;~iprscan;InterPro:IPR006486 : Plasmodium yoelii subtelomeric PYST-A;TIGR_TIGRFAMS:TIGR01599; score=1.0E-74;query 50-256;description=Plasmodium yoelii subtelomeric PYST-A;~iprscan;Superfamily:SSF55961; score=6.59E-18;query 59-260;description=null), with amino-acid sequence MNKFYIQIGFFLLSISLYVKNETLATEPAPIKATPLRSTHDNDTSEEIHEENKQLLCTNPEEIKQAEKFMNEAVMRLEHLATSKEGYELCSKYNVHQTFFYKKNHEGQADVGKIQYTINNPNKYNKIINKIWSPDKINFFNEDSIKIARVYNPNLVMIQQRYKKKLGSRQKYFYALATKVETLEGTTVIVMASANINDHNPSTKEYKNTIVESANLFTTEIDSEEDIRKGKLKKVFVNIAGYHIEKKDNQVDINYVKSIDGYNSIYHECMIGTVFKCEFLPT; translated from the exons atgaataaattttatattcaaataggtttttttcttttaagcATCTCCTTATAtgtgaaaaatgaaacCCTTGCAACTGAGCCCGCTCCAATAAAAGCTACACCACTCAGATCCACACATGATAACGATAC TTCAGAAGAAATACATGAAGAAAACAAGCAACTATTATGCACCAATCCAGAAGAAATTAAACAAGCGgaaaaatttatgaatgAAGCTGTAATGCGTTTAGAACATCTTGCTACAAGTAAAGAAGGTTATGAATTATGtagtaaatataatgttCACCAaacgtttttttataaaaaaaaccaTGAAGGTCAAGCAGATGTTGGTAAAATTCAATATACAATTAATAATCCGAATAAG tataataaaataataaacaaaatatggaGCCCCGATAAaatcaattttttcaatgaGGATTCTATTAAAA ttGCCCGTGTGTACAACCCAAATTTAGTAATGATACAACAAcgatacaaaaaaaaattgggaTCCCGccagaaatatttttatgctttAGCTACAAAGGTTGAA ACATTAGAAGGTACAACTGTAATTGTCATGGCTTcagcaaatataaatgatcaCAACCCTTCCAcgaaagaatataaaaacactATCGTAGAAAGCGCAAATTTATTCACAACAGAAATTGATTCTGAAGAAGATAttagaaaaggaaaattaaagaaaGTGTTTGTTAACATAGCTGGATAccatattgaaaaaaaggaCAATCAGGTTGATATCAACTATGTTAAATCT aTTGATGGATATAATTCCATTTATCACGAATGTATGATTGGAACGGTTTTTAAATGTGAATTCCTTCCtacataa
- a CDS encoding CIR protein (tmhmm; query 1-656; ~;query 619-655; ~;query 596-618; ~;query 1-595), translated as MMEFGGQTYGLKGKDGELSGQTDGLEGKENILSGQTRGLKGQRGESSGQNSGFEIMGEIGPKVKGLHRELKKMNGQTKRLKGQKGGSQVVFGGRSILKDRLKGKEGDFDGQSDVLRDGKKGLKDQKDGYIGISGFQSYIRDKLSGLEGDFYGQSDEFSGSTQGLYGQKGKSLGRWVIQPYLKDSLPGLEGGLEGVLESDSNEQYSTISSKNSGSEIIGGISPKINMSYDTVKGISGETPILKGQEGDVDGHHDVLSVRGSEFIGGITPQMKGLSGHREDYPDKEGDFYGQSHGLSGQTLGLKGQEGGSLGISGAQPNLKDSLPGLEGDSDEQYNTISSKNSLSEIIGGISPKINMSYDTVKGISGETPILKGQEGDADGHHDVLSVRGSEFIGGITPQMKGLSGHREEYPGKEGEPQVLFGGYSELKDGLKGEEGGSLGISGAQPNLKDSLPSLEGDSYEQYSTISSKNSGYEIIGGISPKINMSYDTVKGISGETYILKGQEGDVDGYHDVLIDRTKGWNGEEGGSLNMKDDFSHFTIESENISTITEENVNPPRKIPTLLFENLLEHSSADSTPDSKSILTSVSNSFSNFGNKIPYIVVPFILILILLGISYKYFGPVWRKKLKKKQDTKKVINLCDKHKNEKEVTNTLTENN; from the exons ATGATGGAATTTGGCGGTCAAACATATGGATTGAAAGGTAAAGATGGTGAATTAAGCGGCCAAACGGATGGATTGGAAGGTAAAGAAAACATATTAAGTGGCCAAACACGTGGATTGAAAGGGCAAAGAGGTGAATCAAGCGGTCAGAATAGTGGTTTCGAAATTATGGGTGAAATAGGCCCCAAAGTGAAGGGATTACATAGAGAgttgaagaaaatgaacgGTCAAACGAAAAGATTGAAAGGTCAAAAAGGTGGCTCTCAAGTTGTATTTGGAGGTCGTTCAATTTTAAAGGATAGATTGAAAGGTAAAGAAGGGGATTTTGATGGTCAATCTGATGTATTAAGGGATGGAAAAAAGGGATTGAAAGATCAAAAAGATGGATATATAGGTATATCTGGGTTTCAATCATATATAAGAGATAAATTATCGGGTTTAGAAGGCGATTTTTATGGTCAATCTGATGAATTCAGTGGTTCAACGCAGGGATTGTATGGCCAAAAAGGTAAATCTCTGGGTAGATGGGTGATTCAAccatatttaaaagataGCTTGCCAGGTTTAGAAGGTGGATTAGAGGGTGTTTTAGAAAGTGATTCAAATGAGCAATATAGTACAATAAGTAGCAAGAATAGTGGATCCGAAATTATAGGTGGAATCAGTCCCAAAATTAATATGTCGTATGATACGGTAAAGGGAATAAGTGGTGAGACGCCTATTTTGAAAGGTCAAGAAGGTGATGTTGATGGCCATCATGATGTATTAAGTGTCCGTGGTAGTGAATTTATAGGTGGAATAACCCCCCAAATGAAGGGATTAAGTGGTCATAGGGAGGATTACCCAGATAAAGAAGGTGATTTTTATGGTCAATCTCATGGATTAAGCGGTCAGACACTGGGACTAAAAGGCCAAGAAGGTGGATCTCTAGGTATATCGGGGGCTCAAccaaatttaaaagataGTTTGCCAGGTTTAGAAGGCGATTCAGATGAGCaatataatacaataaGCAGCAAGAATAGTCTGTCCGAAATAATAGGTGGAATAAGTCCCAAAATTAATATGTCGTATGATACTGTGAAGGGAATAAGTGGCGAGACGCCTATTTTGAAAGGCCAAGAAGGTGATGCTGATGGCCATCATGATGTATTAAGTGTCCGTGGTAGTGAGTTTATAGGTGGAATAACCCCCCAAATGAAGGGATTAAGTGGTCATAGAGAGGAATATCCAGGTAAAGAAGGTGAACCTCAAGTTTTATTTGGGGGTTATTCAGAATTAAAAGATGGATTGAAAGGCGAAGAAGGTGGGTCTCTAGGTATATCAGGGGCTCAAccaaatttaaaagataGCTTGCCAAGTTTAGAAGGCGATTCATATGAGCAATATAGTACAATAAGTAGCAAGAATAGTGGATACGAAATTATAGGTGGAATAAGTCCCAAAATTAATATGTCGTATGATACTGTGAAGGGAATAAGTGGCGAGACGTATATTTTGAAAGGTCAAGAAGGTGATGTTGATGGTTATCATGATGTATTAATCGATCGAACAAAGGGATGGAATGGCGAAGAAGGTGGATCCTTAAATATGAAGGATgatttttcacattttaCAATTGAATCCGAAAATATTTCAACCATAACAGAAGAAAATGTAAATCCACCTCGTAAAATTCCAACTTTACTGTTTGAAAACCTTTTAGAACATTCAAGCGCTGATTCAACCCCAGATTCAAAGTCAATTTTAACCTCAGTTTCAAActcattttcaaattttggaaataaaataccaTACATCGTAgttccatttattttaattctcATTCTTTTAGGAATTTCATATAag TATTTTGGACCTGTGTGGAGAaaaaagttgaaaaaaaagcaagATACGAAAAAGGTTATAAATTTGTGtgataaacataaaaacgAAAAGGAAGTCACAAATACGCTCAccgaaaataattaa